A region of the Marinibacterium anthonyi genome:
TAATGCAGTTCGGCAAAGCCCAGCGTGTTCGGATACCAGGGATTGCCGCCGAAATAGACATCGTCGGCCCACCGCCCGATTGCCGGCACGTCGCGGCCCCGGTTGATCGGGTAGATGTCGGCAAAGGTCCGTTCCAGCGCGGCCACCGTCGCCAGCGTGCGCGGCGCGGTCAGGGCGAAGGGGCCGGAAGGACGGTCGGCATGCAGGATCGCCAGCACCGTGGCGCTGTCCAGATGGCCTTCGGGCGCTTCGATGCTTTCGCGGATCGCTCCGGTGGTCGGGTCCACCGCCTGATCCACCAGGGATGCGACCCGGTCGGCGGCATCCCGGTAGGCGTCGGGCGACTGGCCCCGGGCCTGCGCCCGATCCGCCGCCCGATCCAGCGCGTCCCACTCCGCGATCAGCGTGAATGTGGTCCGCCGTGCGGGTTCTTCTTCCCACGGGCCGATGGCAGGGCGACCGGCGACCGAAAGCACATGCGCCAGGTCACGGTCGATCAGCCGGTCGGCGTCTTCCGTGGCGGCTTCGGGCAAAGACTCCTGCAGGCGCATCAGGACCGAGGCGCGCAGCGCCGGGCCGTCGTCCTGCGGACGGCTCCAGCGTTCGAGGTCAGGCGATCCGTCGGCGGCGAAGCGCGGTTCTTCCAGCCAGATCGCCCCGGTCAGCGCGGCCAGTTCGGCATCGGGCCGCAGGTATTCCAGGTGGCTCGGCCGGGTCGAGGCGCGGCGCGGGTTGGTCGCGGGGCCGTGGCGGTCGGGGTCGGAAATCTTCAGGGAAAAGCGGATATGGTCGGTCACCGCCTTGCGCCAGAAATCGCGCGATCCCGGATCGGCGGCGATGGCATGGGGGACAGAGGCCAGCGCGATGGCGGCGTCGCGGATCCAGTGGTGGAAATAGTCCGGTTCGGGGTCCCAGTCGGCCATGCGGCTGGAGGCCAGGATCGACCCCGGGGCAGGAGACAGCCGCCAGCCAAAGCCGGGGCGGCTGCGCACCAGGTGGGTGGCCGAGGTCGAGGCGCGCAGTTCTCCGGCCGAGGTGCGGATGCGGATGGCCAGCCAGTCGGGATTGATGCCGGTCATGCGCCCACCGCCATCAGGGCCGCCGCCAGCATCGCCGCGCAGTCGGGGCCGTCGGGGCAATGGTGCTGGCCGGGCAGCGATCCGAAGAACCGGGCGTTGGGGGCGGCGTCGAACCAGGCGCGGGCGTGGTCCAGCGTGACGATGCCGTCCTCGGCCCCGGTGACCACGGCCGCGGGTGGGGTCGCGGATTTCAGCGTGGCGGTGGCATCCGCGACGTCCAGCTCGGCCCGGTATTGCGGGGCGTCGCGTTCCAGCTCGGCCATGGCCTGCGGTCCCATCGCCCGGCGCGCCGCCAGCAGGCGCTGGCCGGTCAGCACGGGCGAGACGGCCAGCAGGTGGTGCAGCGACGGGTCGCAGGACAACATGGCCGTGGCGAAGCCGCCGATACTGTGACCGGTGATGGCGACCGTCCCGGGAAAGGCCCCGCGTGTCCAGGCCAGCACCTGGCCGGCGGTGCGCCAGTGGCCGTCGATCGACAGCCGGTCGGGCGGGCCAGAGGCGGGCAGGGCGGCGGAATGGGGCAGTTCGGGCGCGGCGACGCGCCAGCCGCGGGCCAGGTAGGCATTGGCGATTTCGGCGATCTGGGGCTGGTCGGGGGCGCCGTTGCGCCCGTGGATCAGCAGAACGGTGCCGACCGGATCCTGCGCGGGGTCGGCGATGACGA
Encoded here:
- a CDS encoding oligosaccharide amylase, giving the protein MTGINPDWLAIRIRTSAGELRASTSATHLVRSRPGFGWRLSPAPGSILASSRMADWDPEPDYFHHWIRDAAIALASVPHAIAADPGSRDFWRKAVTDHIRFSLKISDPDRHGPATNPRRASTRPSHLEYLRPDAELAALTGAIWLEEPRFAADGSPDLERWSRPQDDGPALRASVLMRLQESLPEAATEDADRLIDRDLAHVLSVAGRPAIGPWEEEPARRTTFTLIAEWDALDRAADRAQARGQSPDAYRDAADRVASLVDQAVDPTTGAIRESIEAPEGHLDSATVLAILHADRPSGPFALTAPRTLATVAALERTFADIYPINRGRDVPAIGRWADDVYFGGNPWYPNTLGFAELHYRIAALTGDEEALAKAEAWMSLIAEFVPNPKTTLPEQFDRETGAPTSCLALTWSAAAFLAATAARAKVVQTLAR
- a CDS encoding Alpha/beta hydrolase family protein, with amino-acid sequence MDDVRRNWTRAARRESVAAGPSPIPVVIADPAQDPVGTVLLIHGRNGAPDQPQIAEIANAYLARGWRVAAPELPHSAALPASGPPDRLSIDGHWRTAGQVLAWTRGAFPGTVAITGHSIGGFATAMLSCDPSLHHLLAVSPVLTGQRLLAARRAMGPQAMAELERDAPQYRAELDVADATATLKSATPPAAVVTGAEDGIVTLDHARAWFDAAPNARFFGSLPGQHHCPDGPDCAAMLAAALMAVGA